In Leptolyngbya sp. SIO1E4, one DNA window encodes the following:
- a CDS encoding glutathione S-transferase family protein, with the protein MTMKLYGHPDSGHAYKVKLCLEVAGISHDYEEIDIFSERESRPADFRKNSRFHEVPLLIDEGSAYVQSNAILIHVATKYKILGAQNEKTFNRCIEWLFWEANKIGLCLPQLRASRKFKQFQLSEGAQQWLSDRYLHDVNILEAELSDQRKFIIGDEPTIADFSLCGYLYFSDEARVEVPQFVREWLARISDLNGWRHPYELMAVRE; encoded by the coding sequence ATGACTATGAAATTATATGGGCATCCTGATTCAGGTCATGCATATAAGGTGAAGCTTTGCTTGGAAGTCGCCGGTATTTCACATGACTATGAAGAAATTGATATTTTTTCTGAACGGGAAAGTCGACCGGCTGACTTTAGGAAAAATTCTAGATTTCATGAAGTACCTCTATTGATAGATGAAGGTTCGGCCTATGTGCAATCAAATGCGATTTTGATTCATGTCGCGACTAAGTACAAAATCTTGGGTGCCCAGAACGAAAAGACGTTCAACCGTTGTATCGAGTGGCTCTTTTGGGAAGCGAATAAAATTGGACTGTGCTTGCCCCAGCTGAGAGCATCGAGAAAATTTAAGCAATTCCAGTTGAGTGAAGGTGCTCAACAGTGGTTGAGCGATCGCTATCTGCATGACGTCAATATCTTAGAAGCAGAGCTGTCAGATCAACGGAAGTTTATCATCGGTGATGAGCCGACAATTGCTGATTTTTCATTGTGCGGCTACTTGTATTTCTCGGATGAAGCACGGGTTGAAGTTCCCCAATTTGTCCGAGAATGGCTGGCTAGAATTTCAGACCTTAACGGATGGAGGCATCCCTATGAACTCATGGCTGTTAGGGAATGA
- a CDS encoding GNAT family N-acetyltransferase, which yields MNIRKITVQDLDKLCHLFVEVFRQEPWNEEWKIEWVEERLKYILNSQYSESLLAENANEIVGAVLGRGMPFKGNLNFEIVELFVSPTLHNQGIGTKLLTALEQSLAQSNYYRIFLLTASGSPAESFYRKCGYVTNEQLCFMTKSL from the coding sequence ATGAATATACGAAAAATCACAGTCCAAGATTTGGATAAACTGTGTCATTTATTTGTGGAAGTTTTTAGGCAGGAACCCTGGAACGAAGAATGGAAAATTGAATGGGTTGAAGAACGGCTAAAGTATATTTTAAATTCGCAATATAGTGAGAGTTTACTGGCTGAGAACGCCAACGAGATAGTAGGCGCAGTATTAGGTAGAGGCATGCCCTTTAAAGGCAATTTGAACTTTGAAATTGTCGAGCTTTTTGTTTCGCCTACTTTACACAATCAAGGTATTGGCACGAAGCTGCTTACAGCTCTAGAGCAGTCATTGGCACAGTCAAATTATTATAGGATTTTCTTGTTGACTGCCTCTGGTTCTCCTGCAGAGTCATTCTATAGGAAGTGTGGTTATGTGACCAATGAGCAGTTATGTTTTATGACTAAATCATTGTGA
- the mutS gene encoding DNA mismatch repair protein MutS — MAAPTDTDAHHGLPERLAKHTVRYTTCKDVNPDELTPMMRHYVMVKGEYPHALLLYRVGDFFETFFEDGITIARELELVLTSKDAGKSVGRVPMAGIPHHALDRYCIQLVEKGYAIAICDQVEERAQAEGPLVKREVTRVITPGTVLEEGMLSARRNNFLAAVVIAGQHWGLAYADVSTGEFFTTQNSDLDQLGQELMRHQPSETLVPTDAPDLRAMLRPGEGSEHLPACLPRQFCYTLRSHGVFAHTEARQRLLQTFRLRSLEGVGCDHLPLAVRAAGGLLEYLEDTQKATQVPLQLLSTYVLSDFLVLDHQTRRNLEITQTSRDGTYNGSLLWSLDRTVTAMGGRALRRWLLQPLLLAHPIQARQATIQELVDDGSLRTALQQQLKQIYDLERLAGRAGSGTANGRDLVALADSFARLPILAALVESATSSYLQALQHVPSALEELGDTLRSHLVETPPLYLTEGNLIRPGVNAELDQLRDQVKADQDWIAQLEPAERSRTGITTLKVGFNKAFGYYISISRSKASQAPDDYIRKQTLTNEERYITPELKERETRVFNTQEQIHSLEYEIFQQLRELVGQHADLIRKVAQAVAAADVLAGLAEVAIYQGYCCPEIVQSREIALSEGRHPVVEQLLPAGFFVPNSTQLGGQEIDSSEQIGEGTGQPSSPHPPDLIILTGPNASGKSCYLRQVGLIQLMAQVGSFVPATTARLGICDRIFTRVGAVDDLATGQSTFMVEMNETANILNHASDRSLVLLDEIGRGTATFDGLSIAWSVAEYLASEIRARTIFATHYHELNELAAILHNVANYQVTVKEMPDQIVFLHQVRPGGADRSYGIEAGRLAGLPPTVIQRAREVMSQIEKHSKIAVGLRKGAQFNGNGRRRKRRSVQEEPIEQLDIFGA, encoded by the coding sequence ATGGCTGCGCCTACTGACACCGACGCCCACCACGGACTGCCAGAACGCCTGGCAAAACATACGGTTCGCTACACCACCTGCAAAGACGTAAACCCAGACGAGCTGACCCCGATGATGCGTCACTACGTCATGGTGAAGGGTGAGTATCCCCACGCTTTACTGCTGTATCGGGTGGGTGATTTTTTTGAAACCTTCTTCGAAGATGGCATCACCATCGCTCGCGAACTAGAACTCGTGCTGACCAGCAAAGATGCTGGAAAATCCGTAGGGCGCGTGCCGATGGCAGGGATTCCCCACCACGCGCTGGATCGCTACTGCATCCAACTAGTCGAAAAAGGATATGCCATCGCAATCTGCGACCAGGTAGAAGAGCGCGCCCAGGCAGAGGGACCATTGGTCAAGCGAGAAGTGACCCGCGTCATCACCCCCGGCACTGTCCTGGAAGAAGGGATGCTGAGCGCCCGCCGCAACAACTTTCTCGCCGCGGTGGTGATAGCAGGACAGCATTGGGGATTAGCCTATGCCGATGTCTCCACCGGAGAATTTTTCACCACCCAAAATAGTGACCTTGACCAGTTAGGACAAGAACTCATGCGGCACCAGCCATCGGAGACGCTGGTGCCCACAGACGCCCCTGACCTCAGAGCCATGCTGCGCCCTGGGGAAGGGTCGGAACATTTACCCGCCTGCCTGCCGCGTCAGTTCTGCTACACCCTGCGATCGCACGGGGTCTTTGCCCATACCGAAGCGCGACAGCGACTGTTGCAAACCTTTCGGTTGCGCTCTCTAGAAGGGGTTGGCTGTGATCATCTGCCCCTGGCTGTACGCGCCGCCGGGGGCCTGCTGGAATATCTAGAAGATACTCAAAAAGCCACCCAAGTACCGCTACAGCTACTCAGCACCTACGTCCTCAGCGACTTTTTAGTGCTAGACCACCAGACCCGTCGCAATTTGGAAATCACCCAGACCTCACGGGATGGCACCTACAATGGCTCTCTCCTCTGGTCGTTAGATCGCACAGTGACCGCAATGGGCGGACGGGCACTCCGACGCTGGCTTTTGCAGCCTCTCTTGTTAGCTCATCCCATCCAAGCGCGGCAGGCCACGATTCAGGAATTAGTAGACGATGGTTCTCTGCGAACCGCGCTACAGCAACAGCTTAAGCAAATTTATGACCTAGAGCGGTTGGCCGGGCGCGCCGGTTCGGGGACGGCTAACGGCCGCGATCTGGTTGCCTTGGCCGATTCCTTTGCTCGCCTACCGATCTTGGCAGCCCTCGTCGAGTCAGCCACCTCATCTTACTTACAGGCGCTGCAGCACGTTCCCTCAGCGCTAGAGGAGTTGGGGGATACCCTGCGATCGCACCTCGTCGAAACCCCACCGCTGTATCTGACCGAGGGCAATCTGATTCGTCCTGGCGTGAATGCCGAGTTAGATCAGCTGCGTGATCAGGTGAAAGCAGATCAAGACTGGATTGCCCAGCTCGAGCCTGCGGAGCGATCTCGAACCGGCATTACAACCCTAAAAGTTGGCTTCAACAAAGCGTTTGGCTACTACATCAGTATTTCGCGCAGCAAAGCTAGCCAGGCCCCAGACGACTATATTCGAAAGCAGACCCTCACCAATGAAGAGCGCTACATTACCCCTGAGCTGAAAGAACGAGAAACCCGAGTCTTCAACACCCAGGAACAAATTCACTCCTTGGAATACGAAATTTTCCAGCAGCTTCGGGAGCTGGTCGGACAGCATGCAGACCTGATTCGCAAGGTGGCCCAGGCAGTGGCAGCCGCAGACGTGCTGGCAGGACTGGCGGAAGTGGCTATCTACCAGGGATACTGCTGTCCCGAAATTGTCCAAAGTCGAGAAATCGCCCTCTCAGAGGGTCGCCATCCCGTCGTTGAACAACTGCTGCCCGCTGGGTTCTTTGTGCCCAATTCTACCCAGCTCGGGGGCCAGGAAATAGACAGCAGCGAGCAAATCGGAGAGGGCACAGGGCAACCCTCATCCCCCCATCCCCCCGATTTAATCATTCTGACGGGGCCTAATGCGAGCGGTAAGAGCTGCTATCTGCGGCAGGTGGGGCTGATTCAGCTCATGGCCCAAGTGGGAAGCTTTGTGCCTGCAACGACCGCTCGATTAGGAATTTGCGATCGCATTTTTACCCGTGTAGGGGCAGTAGATGACCTGGCAACCGGGCAATCCACCTTTATGGTTGAGATGAACGAGACCGCCAACATTTTGAACCATGCCAGCGATCGTTCCCTAGTTTTGCTAGACGAAATTGGCCGTGGCACAGCCACCTTTGATGGCCTCTCCATCGCCTGGTCTGTCGCTGAGTACCTGGCTAGCGAGATTCGCGCCCGTACTATCTTTGCCACCCACTATCACGAATTAAATGAACTCGCTGCTATTTTGCACAATGTCGCGAACTATCAGGTCACGGTGAAAGAAATGCCCGACCAGATTGTGTTTTTGCATCAGGTGCGGCCCGGGGGAGCAGATCGGTCCTACGGCATCGAGGCGGGGCGACTGGCAGGGCTACCGCCGACCGTCATTCAGCGGGCGCGAGAGGTGATGAGCCAGATTGAAAAACACAGCAAAATTGCAGTCGGGCTACGTAAAGGGGCTCAGTTCAACGGGAATGGTCGCCGACGAAAACGCCGAAGCGTTCAGGAGGAACCGATTGAACAGCTGGATATTTTCGGCGCTTAA